Below is a window of Mycobacterium sp. 050128 DNA.
CCTCACGGTCAAGCTTCTTATCCACCACGGTCATCAGTGTCTCGGCTTTCAGTCAGGAGCACATCCCCTCACACAAACCATCTGACACGCCCGCGAACTGCGGTCGACCATCCCGGCCACACCTTCGACGCGGAACCGGTCGGCCCACTTTTTAGCAGTGCGCGGTGCAACCATGAACATCTTGGCGGCGGCGGCATAGGTCCAGCCGCCCTCGACAATCAGCTGAGCCAGTCTCAACCGAGCACGAGGGGTCAAAGCAGCGTTAGCGTGGGACACGAAGGCCTCCTGGTTGGTGAAGCGGTTCCTAGACAGCTCCACTTCACAACCGGAGGCCTTCACCTGTCACACAGGCTCACCGATACCAGACCGGACAACGTCCCTGGACATCACAACTAGGCCGCGCACTGGGCCGGATCACCCGCAGAATCGCAGAGCAGCCGGCGTTGGTCGTCATCAAAGGTGTCGGCTCCTACGGCGCCGGGCTTGCCCAGCACGTCACCGATGCCGGCGTTCTCGCGCCGAGCCGTCGGAGATGCCAGCCACGCGACGTCGCGGTGTCGGCAAGACGGACTCGTTGGACACGGTGCGTGTTGCGCGTTCGGATTTGGCGGTCGACACCTCGCAGCTGCGGTGGCCCCGAGCCGCCGGGCCAGCGTGTGGTGTTGCGGGTCCTGGTCGTGGCTCGCGAGCAGATGGTCGCTGAGCGCACCGGGGCCATTAATGCCTTGACGGTATTGTTGCGCACGATCTACTTGGGCGTCGATGCGCGTAAGGCCCCATCCCGCAGTCAGTTCAAGGTGATCGCGGGATGACGTGACCGCCGCGAGGACTCCGTTGTCCGCACACGCAGGCAGGAGGAGATCCGGTTGGCCAAGCGCATCGTCGCCCTCGATGGCGAGCTGGTCGATAACCGCAAGGCGCTCGATGCCACGATCGAAGACGTCGCGCCGGAAGTGTGCGAGCTGCCCGGTGTCGGTTCGGTGGTCGTTGCGCGCGTCG
It encodes the following:
- a CDS encoding leucine zipper domain-containing protein codes for the protein MSHANAALTPRARLRLAQLIVEGGWTYAAAAKMFMVAPRTAKKWADRFRVEGVAGMVDRSSRACQMVCVRGCAPD